In a single window of the Streptomyces sp. NBC_00285 genome:
- a CDS encoding ABC transporter permease → MSSTSTVRAEVADGYRAGRTLPVRVELVRQLKRRRTLIMFGILAALPFVLLIAFQLGGGPDPGNNQVNLMDTATLSGPNFAAVNLFASAGFLLIVPVALFCGDTVASEASWSSLRYLLAAPVPRARLLWSKLVVGLTLSLAAMLLLPLVALAAGTVAYGWGPLQLPTGGSLEAGTAAQRLLITVAYIFVSQLVTAALAFWLSTRTDAPLGAVGGAVGLTIVGNVLDQVTALGDWRDFLPSHWQYAWLDAVQPRLEWSDMIQGTSLSVTLALVLFALAFRGFARKDVVS, encoded by the coding sequence ATGAGCAGCACCTCGACCGTGCGCGCGGAGGTCGCCGACGGCTACCGCGCGGGCCGCACCCTGCCCGTCCGGGTCGAGCTGGTACGGCAGTTGAAGCGCCGCCGCACACTCATCATGTTCGGCATCCTGGCCGCCCTGCCCTTCGTCCTGCTGATCGCCTTCCAACTGGGCGGCGGACCGGACCCCGGCAACAACCAGGTCAACCTGATGGACACGGCCACCCTGTCAGGGCCGAACTTCGCCGCGGTGAACCTCTTCGCCTCCGCGGGCTTCCTGCTGATCGTCCCCGTGGCCCTGTTCTGCGGGGACACGGTCGCCTCGGAGGCCAGCTGGTCCTCCCTGCGCTATCTGCTTGCCGCGCCCGTACCCCGGGCCCGGCTGCTGTGGTCCAAGCTCGTCGTCGGACTCACCCTCAGCCTGGCCGCGATGCTCCTGCTCCCGCTGGTCGCCCTCGCGGCCGGCACGGTGGCGTACGGCTGGGGCCCGCTGCAACTCCCCACCGGCGGCTCACTGGAAGCCGGCACCGCGGCCCAACGCCTGCTGATCACCGTGGCGTACATCTTCGTCTCCCAACTCGTCACCGCCGCCCTGGCGTTCTGGCTCTCCACCCGGACGGACGCCCCGCTCGGTGCGGTCGGCGGTGCGGTCGGCCTGACCATCGTCGGCAATGTGCTCGACCAGGTGACGGCCCTCGGCGACTGGCGCGACTTCCTCCCCTCGCACTGGCAGTACGCCTGGCTGGACGCCGTCCAACCCCGCCTGGAGTGGTCCGACATGATCCAGGGCACCTCCCTGTCGGTAACGCTCGCCCTGGTGCTGTTTGCCCTGGCCTTCCGGGGTTTCGCCCGCAAGGACGTCGTCTCCTAG
- a CDS encoding glycoside hydrolase family 26 protein → MDSQQRRTRTGRLAFIAVTVAASAALASGPGFAAGVVRVADPPAPAAVTPVPEPPQTPAMPAGVTPAPGTVAPVEPVQPVEPVPPVTPKDVPAFGAYLDYGARGISRMADLSRWLGNADMRVGHTYLPGDRWSNIEGRPGFLDIWADWRTERADRMLVLNVPMLERNEDNVSDTEVRYLLRRGAAGQFDAHYRALAEHLVELKVPDTVIVLGWEMNGTTYTHRCGPDPVAWKRYWNRIVTTMRSVPGQKFKFDFTPTRGRDAVPWTQCYPGDDTVDIVGMDSYDQPSGLTFDEQIKEPYGLQAHVDFAKAHGKPISYPEWGLFRNGDNAEYMKRMLGWMDEHKPLYNTLTDYCPHGVWQCSANPKSSEVYRSVLFGRTGEPTTPTTPTTPTTPTTPPAEPTKPPTTPTTPTTPPNCSPLQLGDWVEYWLGGKLCLRFDWFSRNR, encoded by the coding sequence ATGGACTCACAGCAACGACGGACTCGTACCGGACGGCTGGCGTTCATCGCGGTGACAGTGGCCGCGTCGGCCGCCCTGGCGTCGGGTCCGGGGTTCGCCGCGGGGGTGGTGCGGGTCGCCGATCCTCCCGCTCCGGCCGCGGTCACGCCCGTCCCCGAACCCCCGCAGACCCCTGCCATGCCGGCCGGAGTGACGCCCGCACCGGGGACCGTCGCACCGGTGGAGCCCGTCCAGCCTGTGGAGCCCGTGCCGCCGGTCACGCCCAAGGACGTCCCCGCCTTCGGCGCCTACCTCGACTACGGCGCCCGCGGCATCTCCCGCATGGCCGACCTCAGCCGCTGGCTGGGCAACGCCGACATGCGCGTCGGTCACACCTACCTGCCCGGCGACCGCTGGAGCAACATCGAGGGCAGGCCGGGCTTCCTCGACATCTGGGCGGACTGGCGCACCGAGCGCGCCGACCGGATGCTCGTCCTCAACGTCCCCATGCTGGAACGCAACGAGGACAACGTCTCCGACACCGAGGTCCGCTACCTGCTGCGCCGGGGCGCGGCCGGTCAGTTCGACGCGCACTACCGCGCCCTCGCCGAGCACCTGGTCGAGCTGAAGGTGCCGGACACGGTGATCGTGCTCGGCTGGGAGATGAACGGCACCACGTACACCCATCGCTGTGGTCCGGACCCGGTGGCCTGGAAGAGGTACTGGAACAGGATCGTCACCACCATGCGGTCGGTACCGGGCCAGAAATTCAAGTTCGACTTCACCCCGACGCGCGGCCGGGACGCCGTTCCGTGGACCCAGTGCTACCCGGGTGACGACACCGTCGACATCGTCGGCATGGATTCCTACGACCAGCCGTCGGGGCTCACTTTCGACGAGCAGATCAAGGAGCCCTACGGCCTTCAGGCGCACGTGGACTTCGCGAAGGCCCACGGAAAGCCCATCTCGTATCCCGAATGGGGGCTTTTCCGCAACGGCGACAACGCCGAGTACATGAAGCGCATGCTCGGCTGGATGGACGAGCACAAGCCGCTGTACAACACGCTGACCGACTACTGCCCGCACGGCGTGTGGCAGTGCTCGGCCAACCCCAAGTCGTCCGAGGTCTACCGGTCGGTGCTGTTCGGCCGTACCGGTGAACCGACCACACCCACAACTCCCACAACTCCTACGACACCCACGACACCTCCCGCCGAACCCACGAAGCCGCCCACCACGCCCACCACGCCCACGACTCCGCCGAACTGCTCGCCCCTGCAACTGGGCGACTGGGTGGAGTACTGGCTCGGCGGGAAGCTGTGCCTGCGCTTCGACTGGTTCTCGCGCAACCGCTAG
- a CDS encoding rodlin produces the protein MKKLWATAAVAASVAGIAGAAAPQALAIGNDHGTTSASGNGASQEFGNSATFGDMSPQLSLVQGSLNKPCVGLPAKLNLQGLVGVAAVGVLQDVPVLSAPQNQQCVENSTQAKGDEPLSHILDDISALSGNGANGS, from the coding sequence ATGAAGAAGCTGTGGGCAACCGCCGCTGTCGCCGCCTCCGTCGCCGGTATCGCCGGAGCGGCCGCTCCTCAGGCGCTTGCCATCGGTAACGACCACGGCACCACGTCCGCCAGCGGCAACGGTGCCTCGCAGGAGTTCGGCAACTCGGCCACCTTCGGCGACATGAGCCCGCAGCTCTCGCTGGTCCAGGGTTCGCTGAACAAGCCCTGTGTCGGCCTGCCGGCCAAGCTGAACCTGCAGGGCCTCGTCGGCGTCGCCGCCGTCGGTGTGCTCCAGGACGTGCCGGTCCTCTCGGCCCCGCAGAACCAGCAGTGTGTCGAGAACTCCACCCAGGCCAAGGGCGACGAGCCGCTGTCGCACATCCTGGACGACATCTCGGCCCTGTCCGGCAACGGCGCCAACGGCAGCTGA
- a CDS encoding LCP family protein has translation MKRPLASVVLATSALLLSGAALPGRTAPAPHGTNILLMGTDGRDTITAAEKREFHAGGFACDCTDVLMVVHVSARRDRVSVVALPRDSYADIPPHRDDATGAKRPARPSKINGAYAEGGPRLTVATVESMTGMDFDHYLQVDFRRFIDAVNEVGGVEVCTARPLRDPATRLDLLPGRHRLGGGQALQYVRSRKVDRAADLGRIQRQQRFLVQALRGLQGKHLLTDPVAAAGLVRTLLGSGHVDQGFGARDLMELAAALHKVPARNTEFATVPVAGFNPTRPDIGSTLAWDRRKADAMFTKLREDRPLLKAGAHPKPYDPPRMTRSVTVRGSAFACD, from the coding sequence ATGAAGAGACCCCTTGCCTCGGTCGTCCTGGCGACCTCCGCCCTGCTGCTGTCGGGCGCCGCTCTCCCCGGCCGGACCGCCCCCGCTCCGCACGGCACGAACATCCTGCTGATGGGCACGGACGGCCGGGACACCATCACCGCCGCCGAGAAGCGCGAGTTCCACGCGGGCGGCTTCGCCTGTGACTGCACGGACGTCCTGATGGTGGTCCACGTGTCGGCCCGCCGGGACCGCGTGAGCGTCGTCGCCCTGCCACGGGACTCCTACGCCGACATCCCGCCCCACCGCGACGACGCCACCGGCGCGAAACGCCCGGCACGCCCTTCGAAGATCAACGGCGCGTACGCCGAGGGCGGGCCCAGGCTCACCGTAGCCACCGTCGAGTCGATGACCGGGATGGACTTCGACCACTATCTCCAGGTGGACTTCCGGCGTTTCATCGACGCCGTGAACGAGGTCGGCGGTGTCGAGGTGTGCACCGCGCGTCCTCTCAGGGACCCGGCCACCAGGCTCGATCTGTTGCCGGGCAGACACCGGCTCGGCGGCGGGCAGGCGCTGCAATACGTCCGCTCCCGGAAGGTGGACCGGGCTGCCGACCTCGGGCGGATCCAGCGTCAGCAGCGGTTCCTGGTACAGGCGCTGCGCGGGCTGCAGGGCAAGCACCTGCTGACCGACCCGGTGGCGGCGGCCGGCCTGGTGCGCACCCTCCTCGGGTCCGGGCATGTCGACCAGGGCTTCGGCGCCCGGGATCTGATGGAGCTGGCGGCCGCGCTGCACAAGGTGCCGGCGAGGAACACCGAGTTCGCGACGGTGCCGGTCGCCGGATTCAACCCGACCCGGCCGGACATCGGTTCGACGCTGGCCTGGGACCGGAGGAAGGCGGACGCGATGTTCACGAAGCTGCGCGAGGACCGGCCGCTGCTGAAGGCGGGCGCACATCCCAAGCCGTACGACCCACCGCGCATGACACGTTCCGTCACCGTGCGCGGGAGTGCTTTCGCCTGTGACTGA
- a CDS encoding FAD-dependent oxidoreductase: MYDLLVVGAGPYGLSIASHAAAAGLRLKVFGRPMASWRDHMPRGMFLKSEPWASNLSSPQGRWTLERYCAGQGVSARHGEPIPVEMFAAYGLWFARNAVPEVDERTVTRVSPCPGGFETVTEDGEVLHARTVALAVGVMPFVEVPGALRELDPALVSHSSHHSALDRFRGGDVTVIGGGQAALETAALLAEQGTHTRVLARAARLTWNDVPPPWERPWWRSARSPHSGLGCGWRNWFYAERPGLFHRLPETTRARIAGTALGPAGAWWVRDRVEGSVELLLGQEVSAARAVAGGVRLDVRDRAGTVRPLETEHVIAATGFTATRERLELLSEELRGGLAAGADGAPEIGRDFESSHPGLFMAGLVTASGYGPAMRFVHGATYTAGALVRGVRRRLDKGTPSVGAVRVPESRDGRGAVDAVRR, translated from the coding sequence ATGTATGACCTGCTGGTGGTGGGCGCGGGCCCGTACGGGCTGTCGATCGCGTCCCACGCGGCGGCCGCCGGACTGCGTTTGAAGGTCTTCGGCCGGCCCATGGCGTCCTGGCGCGACCACATGCCCCGCGGCATGTTCCTCAAGTCGGAACCGTGGGCGTCCAACCTCTCCTCCCCGCAGGGGCGTTGGACCCTGGAGCGGTACTGCGCGGGCCAGGGTGTCTCGGCCCGGCACGGGGAGCCGATCCCGGTGGAGATGTTCGCCGCGTACGGACTGTGGTTCGCCCGCAACGCCGTGCCCGAGGTGGACGAGCGCACGGTGACCCGGGTGTCGCCCTGCCCGGGCGGCTTCGAGACCGTCACCGAGGACGGCGAGGTCCTGCACGCGCGCACGGTCGCTTTGGCCGTCGGGGTCATGCCGTTCGTCGAAGTCCCCGGTGCCCTGCGCGAGTTGGACCCCGCGTTGGTCTCGCACAGCAGTCACCACAGCGCGCTCGACCGCTTCCGCGGCGGGGACGTCACGGTGATCGGCGGCGGTCAGGCCGCCCTGGAGACGGCCGCGCTGCTCGCCGAACAGGGCACGCACACCCGGGTGTTGGCCCGCGCGGCCCGACTGACCTGGAACGACGTGCCGCCGCCCTGGGAGCGCCCCTGGTGGCGGTCGGCCCGCTCCCCGCACAGCGGCCTCGGCTGCGGCTGGCGCAACTGGTTCTACGCCGAGCGCCCCGGCCTCTTCCACCGTCTCCCCGAGACGACCCGGGCCCGGATCGCGGGCACCGCGCTGGGGCCCGCTGGTGCCTGGTGGGTGCGTGACCGGGTGGAGGGCAGTGTCGAGCTGCTGCTCGGTCAGGAGGTCTCGGCGGCCCGCGCGGTGGCGGGGGGCGTACGGCTGGACGTACGGGACCGGGCCGGTACGGTGCGCCCGCTGGAGACCGAGCACGTCATCGCGGCAACGGGGTTCACCGCAACCCGCGAGCGGCTGGAACTCCTGTCGGAGGAACTGCGCGGGGGCCTAGCCGCGGGGGCCGACGGGGCGCCGGAGATCGGGCGGGACTTCGAGTCGTCGCACCCCGGGCTCTTCATGGCCGGTCTGGTGACGGCGTCGGGGTACGGCCCGGCGATGCGCTTCGTGCACGGGGCGACGTACACGGCGGGAGCGCTGGTGCGGGGAGTGCGAAGGCGACTGGACAAGGGGACACCGTCCGTCGGGGCGGTCCGGGTGCCGGAGAGCCGGGACGGGCGGGGTGCGGTGGACGCGGTGCGCCGCTGA
- a CDS encoding vWA domain-containing protein — MERQRTRQVILALTLAGGLLLTGCGGSDDGGDKSSADGSKGGSYDSGFPAPNQPQGETDSDESRGEHAAPSSPDYLSTFALDVDTASYGYARRTLAEGRRPAPSTIRPEEFVNSFRQDYDRPDGNGFTVTVDGARTDRDDWSLVRVGLATRGAPADPDDRRPAALTFVIDISGSMAEPGRLDLAQQSLDTMTERLHDDDSVAVVTFSDQAETVLPMTRLGGHRGRIHEAIDGLEPTYSTNLAAGVETGYRTAVEGLRKGATNRVVLISDALANDGDTSPDSILDRIDTARREHGITLFGVGVGSDYGDALMERLADKGDGHTVYVSGADDAEKVFCEQLPQNIDLTARDAKAQVAFDPETVASFRLIGYDDRRVADDDFRDDRVDGGEVGPGHTVTALYAVRTRPGADGHLATATVRWQDPKTRAPHEESGQLDTLDGSLWDASPRFQVDAVAAYFADALRDSGSRLPGRPSLSELANRADHLADTTEDKAVRQLADTIREARRLAD; from the coding sequence ATGGAACGACAGCGAACACGACAGGTGATACTCGCGCTCACACTGGCGGGTGGTCTGCTGCTCACCGGCTGCGGCGGAAGCGACGACGGCGGCGACAAGAGCAGCGCGGACGGGTCGAAGGGCGGCTCGTACGACTCGGGCTTCCCGGCCCCGAACCAGCCACAGGGCGAGACGGACTCCGACGAGTCCCGCGGCGAGCACGCCGCCCCGTCGTCCCCCGACTACCTCTCCACCTTCGCTCTCGACGTCGACACCGCCTCCTACGGCTACGCCCGCCGCACTCTCGCCGAGGGCCGCCGTCCGGCACCCTCGACGATCCGCCCCGAGGAATTCGTCAACAGCTTCCGCCAGGACTACGACCGCCCCGACGGCAACGGCTTCACGGTCACCGTCGACGGCGCCCGCACCGACCGGGACGACTGGTCGCTGGTGCGCGTGGGCCTGGCCACGAGGGGTGCACCGGCCGACCCGGACGACCGCCGGCCCGCCGCCCTCACCTTCGTCATCGACATCTCCGGCTCCATGGCCGAACCCGGCCGCCTCGACCTCGCCCAGCAGTCCCTCGACACGATGACGGAGCGCCTGCACGACGACGACTCGGTCGCCGTCGTCACCTTCAGCGACCAGGCCGAGACCGTCCTGCCGATGACCCGTCTGGGCGGTCACCGCGGCCGGATCCACGAGGCGATCGACGGTCTGGAACCGACGTACTCCACCAACCTCGCCGCGGGCGTCGAGACCGGCTACCGGACGGCCGTCGAGGGTCTGCGCAAGGGCGCCACCAACCGTGTGGTCCTCATCTCCGACGCCCTCGCCAACGACGGCGACACCAGCCCCGACTCCATCCTCGACCGCATCGACACCGCCCGCCGCGAACACGGCATCACCCTCTTCGGCGTCGGCGTCGGCAGCGACTACGGCGACGCCCTGATGGAACGCCTCGCCGACAAGGGCGACGGTCACACCGTCTACGTCTCCGGCGCCGACGACGCCGAGAAGGTCTTCTGCGAGCAGCTCCCGCAGAACATCGACCTCACAGCCCGCGACGCCAAGGCCCAGGTCGCCTTCGACCCCGAGACCGTGGCCTCCTTCCGCCTCATCGGCTACGACGACCGCCGCGTCGCCGACGACGACTTCCGCGACGACCGCGTGGACGGCGGCGAGGTCGGCCCCGGCCACACCGTCACCGCCCTCTACGCGGTCCGCACCCGACCCGGCGCCGACGGCCACCTCGCGACCGCGACCGTTCGCTGGCAGGACCCGAAAACCCGCGCCCCGCACGAGGAGTCCGGACAACTGGACACCCTGGACGGCTCTTTGTGGGACGCGAGCCCCCGCTTCCAGGTGGACGCGGTAGCCGCCTACTTCGCCGACGCCCTGCGCGACAGCGGGAGTCGGCTCCCCGGCCGCCCCTCCCTGAGTGAACTGGCCAATCGCGCGGACCACTTGGCCGACACCACCGAGGACAAGGCGGTACGCCAGCTCGCCGACACCATCCGCGAGGCCCGGCGCCTCGCGGACTAG
- the chpD gene encoding chaplin ChpD encodes MKKTAAVVAGAIMALGMAAPAFADAGAEGAAIGSPGVLSGNVVQVPVHVPVNVCGNTVNVIALLNPAFGNACVND; translated from the coding sequence ATGAAGAAGACCGCTGCTGTCGTCGCGGGCGCAATCATGGCCCTCGGCATGGCCGCCCCGGCCTTCGCCGACGCCGGCGCCGAGGGTGCCGCCATCGGTTCCCCCGGTGTCCTCTCGGGCAACGTCGTTCAGGTTCCCGTTCACGTGCCCGTCAACGTGTGCGGCAACACCGTGAACGTCATCGCCCTGCTGAACCCGGCGTTCGGCAACGCCTGCGTCAACGACTGA
- a CDS encoding carboxylate--amine ligase, with amino-acid sequence MSLFDTRVPAVLLRIDRNPFHHGTLGAVRSLGRAGVDVHVVADCTGSPVGGSRFVRQLHPPPPPGASAGDIAAVLRRVAARIPHPAVLIPMDDASAVAVGALREELAPSYLLPQQPGALAERVADKAELAEVCAAVGVPHPVTLVPESAEQASAMAWRLGLPVVAKWSRPWLLPTEGGLRSTVVVQSPQQARELYRRSAEAGSRLLLQEFLPPGPDGDWFFHGYADRSGTMRAGGSGVKEQSWPRGAGLTAVGHWRSNPRVRALAERLAGALGYRGILDLDFRRCGTTGDYHLLDFNPRPGAQFRLFADSAGLDVVRALHLDLTHRALPDGVPLPGRAFVVENYAPLTALRPASGGREFAWHAADDRGPGWAMWTLWGRHVSRRLLDRARRLCARRGHGDAAHVVRQAAAPVASLTDLTDLTGPTGLSDLPGDEKASSC; translated from the coding sequence GTGTCGCTGTTCGACACCCGAGTCCCCGCCGTGCTGCTGCGGATCGACCGGAATCCCTTTCACCACGGCACGCTGGGTGCCGTGCGCTCGCTCGGCAGGGCGGGCGTGGACGTGCATGTGGTCGCCGACTGCACGGGGAGTCCGGTCGGGGGCTCCCGCTTCGTACGGCAGCTGCATCCGCCGCCGCCCCCGGGCGCCTCGGCGGGTGACATCGCCGCCGTGCTGCGCCGGGTGGCCGCCCGGATCCCGCACCCCGCCGTGCTGATCCCCATGGACGACGCGAGCGCCGTCGCGGTGGGTGCTCTGCGCGAGGAGCTGGCCCCCTCCTATCTGCTGCCGCAGCAACCCGGGGCGCTGGCCGAGCGGGTGGCGGACAAGGCGGAACTGGCCGAGGTGTGCGCGGCGGTGGGGGTGCCGCACCCGGTGACGCTGGTCCCGGAGAGCGCCGAGCAGGCGTCCGCGATGGCCTGGCGGCTGGGGCTGCCGGTGGTCGCCAAGTGGAGCCGGCCCTGGCTGCTGCCGACGGAGGGCGGGCTGCGCAGCACGGTGGTGGTGCAGTCCCCGCAGCAGGCCCGCGAGCTGTATCGGCGCTCGGCGGAGGCGGGCAGCCGGCTGCTGCTCCAGGAGTTCCTGCCGCCGGGCCCGGACGGCGACTGGTTCTTCCACGGGTACGCCGACCGCTCCGGCACGATGCGCGCGGGCGGCTCCGGCGTCAAGGAACAGTCCTGGCCGCGCGGCGCCGGCCTGACCGCGGTGGGCCACTGGCGGTCCAACCCGCGGGTGCGGGCGCTCGCCGAACGGCTGGCCGGCGCGCTCGGCTACCGCGGCATCCTCGACCTCGACTTCCGGCGCTGCGGCACCACGGGGGACTACCACCTGCTGGACTTCAACCCGCGGCCCGGCGCCCAGTTCCGGCTCTTCGCCGACTCCGCGGGCCTCGACGTCGTACGCGCGCTGCACCTGGACCTGACGCACCGGGCGCTGCCGGACGGGGTGCCGCTGCCGGGGCGGGCGTTCGTCGTGGAGAACTACGCGCCGCTCACCGCACTGCGCCCGGCATCCGGCGGACGGGAGTTCGCGTGGCACGCGGCGGACGACCGGGGACCCGGGTGGGCGATGTGGACGCTGTGGGGCCGCCATGTGTCCCGGCGCCTGCTCGACCGGGCGCGCCGACTGTGCGCGCGGCGCGGGCACGGGGACGCCGCGCACGTGGTCCGCCAGGCGGCCGCCCCCGTGGCGTCCCTCACCGACCTCACCGACCTGACCGGTCCGACCGGTCTCTCCGATCTGCCGGGCGACGAGAAAGCGAGCAGCTGCTGA
- a CDS encoding rodlin has protein sequence MIKKVLASAAVAAAVVGAASPAMAIGNDTGTTSASGNGASQSFGNSATYGNMSPQMALIQGSLNKPCIGLPAKANLQGIVGVAAVGVLQDVPILSAPQNQQCVENSTQAKGDEPLSHILDDISALSGNGANGS, from the coding sequence GTGATCAAGAAGGTTTTGGCTTCGGCCGCTGTCGCCGCGGCCGTCGTCGGTGCCGCCTCCCCCGCCATGGCCATCGGCAACGACACGGGCACCACGTCGGCCAGCGGCAACGGGGCTTCGCAGTCGTTCGGCAACTCCGCCACCTACGGCAACATGAGCCCGCAGATGGCCCTCATCCAGGGCTCGCTCAACAAGCCCTGCATCGGCCTGCCCGCGAAGGCGAACCTGCAGGGCATCGTCGGCGTCGCCGCCGTCGGTGTGCTCCAGGACGTGCCGATCCTGTCGGCCCCGCAGAACCAGCAGTGTGTCGAGAACTCCACCCAGGCCAAGGGCGACGAGCCGCTGTCGCACATCCTGGACGACATCTCGGCCCTGTCCGGCAACGGCGCCAACGGCAGCTGA
- a CDS encoding rodlin produces MLKKAMATAAVAAAVVGVTATAAPQALAIGNDNGTTSASGNGAHSAFGNQMTKGNMSPQATLVQSSVNKLCVGLPAKANLQGIVGVLAAVGVAQDVPVLSAPQNQQCAENSTQAKDDEPASHILDDISALSGNGANGS; encoded by the coding sequence ATGCTGAAGAAGGCAATGGCCACGGCGGCGGTAGCCGCGGCCGTCGTCGGTGTCACGGCGACGGCCGCCCCGCAGGCGCTCGCCATCGGCAACGACAACGGCACCACGTCCGCCAGTGGCAACGGTGCCCACAGCGCGTTCGGCAACCAGATGACCAAGGGCAACATGAGCCCGCAGGCCACGCTGGTCCAGAGCTCGGTCAACAAGCTCTGCGTCGGCCTGCCCGCGAAGGCGAACCTCCAGGGCATCGTCGGTGTCCTCGCCGCCGTCGGTGTGGCCCAGGACGTACCGGTCCTGTCGGCCCCGCAGAACCAGCAGTGCGCCGAGAACTCCACCCAGGCCAAGGATGACGAGCCGGCCTCGCACATCCTGGACGACATCTCCGCCCTGTCCGGCAATGGTGCCAACGGCAGCTGA
- a CDS encoding AMP-dependent synthetase/ligase: protein MGVRKDLKRAKQRTDLASRSRVEVVKDAAGTVREARTPALARPLTTGSIADLPFTNAAETPDAVILRRQEEDGWRPVTAREFAREVTAVAKGLIAAGVEPGGRVAVMSRTRYEWTVLDFAIWAAGGQTVPVYATSSAEQVEWIVRDSGARHIIVESAENADTVAVGTAGHEESPHSWQLDAGELTGLIALGHDLPDEEVTKRRAALVPDTIATICYTSGTTGRPKGCVLTHANLHTEAANTVELLHPVFEAVTDQVASTLLFLPLAHIMGRTLQIACLMARIETGHFPSIKPEELRPALKEFRPTFVVGVPYLFEKIHATGRATAEKLGRAASFDRAHRVGVRFGEAYLNKFLETGKGPGPGLYAAWALYDLLVYRRVRAELGGRMRYAISGGSPLDRDLNLFFSAAGIIIYEGYGLTETSAAATVVPPLGPRPGTVGQPVPGTAIRIADDGEVLIKGGVVFGAYWNNPQATDAVLKDDWFASGDLGALDEDGYLTITGRKKDILVTSGGKNVSPAVLEDRLRSRAPVGQCLVVGDNRPFVAALIALDPEAMAHWLSVRGLPADTPHTELVRDERLRADIQQAIDHANAAVSRAESIRAFRLVEGEFTEDNGMLTPSLKVKRHTVTAAYAEEIEAIYRK, encoded by the coding sequence ATGGGCGTGCGCAAGGATCTGAAACGGGCGAAACAGCGCACCGACCTGGCGAGTCGCTCCAGGGTCGAGGTCGTCAAGGACGCCGCCGGCACCGTACGCGAGGCCCGGACCCCGGCCCTCGCCCGGCCTCTGACCACCGGAAGCATCGCGGACCTCCCGTTCACCAACGCGGCCGAGACCCCCGACGCCGTGATCCTGCGCCGCCAGGAGGAGGACGGCTGGCGCCCGGTCACCGCCCGGGAGTTCGCCCGCGAAGTCACCGCCGTGGCCAAGGGGCTGATCGCCGCCGGTGTCGAACCGGGCGGCCGCGTCGCCGTGATGTCCCGCACCCGCTACGAATGGACGGTCCTGGACTTCGCGATCTGGGCGGCCGGCGGCCAGACCGTCCCCGTCTACGCCACCTCCTCCGCCGAGCAGGTGGAATGGATCGTCCGCGACTCCGGTGCCCGGCACATCATCGTGGAGAGCGCCGAGAACGCGGACACGGTCGCCGTCGGTACGGCAGGCCACGAGGAGTCACCCCACTCCTGGCAGCTGGACGCCGGAGAACTCACCGGCCTCATCGCCCTCGGCCACGACCTGCCCGACGAGGAGGTCACCAAGCGCCGCGCCGCCCTGGTCCCCGACACCATCGCCACGATCTGCTACACCTCCGGCACCACCGGCCGGCCCAAGGGCTGCGTCCTCACCCACGCCAACCTGCACACCGAGGCCGCCAACACCGTCGAACTGCTCCACCCCGTCTTCGAGGCCGTCACCGACCAGGTCGCCTCGACCCTTCTCTTCCTCCCGCTCGCCCACATCATGGGCCGCACGCTCCAGATCGCCTGTCTGATGGCCCGCATCGAGACCGGCCACTTCCCGAGCATCAAGCCCGAGGAACTGCGCCCCGCGCTCAAGGAGTTCCGCCCGACCTTCGTCGTCGGCGTCCCGTACCTCTTCGAGAAGATCCACGCCACCGGCCGCGCCACCGCCGAGAAGCTGGGCCGCGCCGCCTCCTTCGACCGCGCCCACCGCGTCGGCGTCCGCTTCGGCGAGGCGTACCTGAACAAGTTCCTGGAGACCGGCAAGGGCCCGGGCCCCGGCCTCTACGCCGCCTGGGCCCTGTACGACCTGCTGGTCTACCGCCGGGTCCGGGCCGAACTCGGCGGCCGCATGCGCTACGCCATCAGCGGCGGCTCACCCCTGGACCGCGACCTCAACCTGTTCTTCTCCGCGGCCGGGATCATCATCTACGAGGGCTACGGCCTCACCGAGACCAGCGCCGCCGCCACCGTCGTCCCGCCCCTCGGCCCACGCCCCGGCACGGTCGGGCAGCCCGTCCCCGGCACCGCGATCCGCATCGCCGACGACGGCGAGGTCCTCATCAAGGGCGGCGTCGTCTTCGGCGCCTACTGGAACAACCCGCAGGCCACCGACGCCGTCCTGAAGGACGACTGGTTCGCCTCCGGCGACCTCGGAGCACTCGACGAGGACGGCTATCTCACCATCACCGGCCGCAAGAAGGACATCCTCGTCACCTCGGGCGGCAAGAACGTCTCCCCGGCCGTCCTGGAGGACCGCCTGCGCAGCCGGGCCCCCGTCGGTCAGTGCCTGGTCGTCGGCGACAACCGCCCCTTCGTCGCCGCCCTGATCGCCCTCGACCCCGAGGCGATGGCCCACTGGCTGTCGGTGAGGGGACTGCCCGCCGACACCCCGCACACCGAGCTGGTCCGGGACGAACGGCTGCGCGCGGACATCCAGCAGGCCATCGACCACGCCAACGCGGCCGTCTCCCGCGCCGAGTCGATCCGCGCCTTCCGACTGGTCGAGGGGGAGTTCACCGAGGACAACGGCATGCTCACGCCGTCCCTGAAGGTCAAGCGGCACACGGTGACGGCGGCGTACGCGGAGGAGATCGAGGCCATCTACCGCAAGTGA